A window from Candidatus Wallbacteria bacterium encodes these proteins:
- a CDS encoding glycosyltransferase — protein MSGKLVTLVFTFNEAENIGQLVTEYFNALPDEILLVVDDDSPDGTGDRVIAMQDRFSNLHLLVRKQRRGRGTAAIEGYRYALDHWDFPYLAYMDGDLSHPPETIVRMLSYLDKYHVVLASRFSGNGRDLRSGLLRKLLSFASSGWVRVLFSTDIKDPTSGFAALRREVIAGILPNLNSLGPEITEELLYHFLRSKYRIMELPYDFHDRGGGKSKLDFFKLFRCLKATILLKAFGRL, from the coding sequence GTGAGCGGAAAGCTGGTGACACTGGTTTTCACATTTAATGAAGCGGAAAACATCGGGCAGCTGGTGACTGAATACTTCAATGCGCTGCCTGATGAAATTCTGCTGGTGGTGGACGATGATTCTCCAGACGGTACAGGCGACCGGGTGATTGCAATGCAGGATCGATTCTCCAATCTTCACCTGCTCGTCAGAAAGCAGAGGCGGGGGAGGGGGACAGCTGCAATCGAAGGCTACAGATACGCCCTGGACCACTGGGATTTTCCTTACCTTGCCTACATGGACGGCGATCTTTCCCATCCTCCTGAGACAATTGTCAGGATGCTTTCTTATCTGGATAAATATCATGTGGTGCTCGCTTCCCGTTTCAGTGGAAACGGCAGAGACCTGCGGAGCGGCCTGTTGAGAAAGCTGTTAAGCTTTGCTTCCAGCGGCTGGGTCAGAGTGCTCTTTTCCACGGACATCAAAGATCCCACCAGCGGGTTCGCTGCCTTGCGGAGAGAGGTGATCGCCGGTATTCTTCCGAATCTTAATTCCCTTGGTCCGGAGATCACTGAAGAACTGCTTTATCATTTCCTGCGCAGTAAATACAGGATCATGGAATTGCCGTATGATTTCCACGACAGAGGTGGAGGGAAATCCAAACTTGACTTTTTCAAACTGTTCCGCTGCTTAAAGGCAACAATACTGCTCAAGGCATTTGGAAGACTTTAG
- a CDS encoding dehydrogenase, which translates to MIFRSKAPLRLGLAGGGTDVHPYSDIFGGTVLNTTISLYAYASIEPAVGTISLNAVDRGEKSRFPALEKLELNGKLDLIKAVYNRLVERYSLGKQSFELSTCVDSPPGSGLGSSSTLVVAIVGAFAEWHKLPLGKYEIAHLAYEIERLDMLMAGGKQDHYSAAFGGFNFIEFSGNDRVLVNPLRVKDDYLNELQHNLVLYYTGTSRLSSRIIEAQVRSVTANEEKAVQAMHKLKEQAVLMKEAILKGKLDEIGELLNFGWKYKKDLAEGISNPMIDEIYDAAIKAGATGGKLTGAGGGGFMIFYCPANKRHPVIERLKEFGGEFRRFQFVDKGLETWAS; encoded by the coding sequence GTGATTTTCAGAAGCAAGGCTCCGCTTCGTCTCGGTCTCGCCGGTGGCGGTACTGATGTGCATCCCTATTCCGACATTTTCGGGGGAACTGTCCTCAATACCACGATCAGTCTGTATGCCTATGCCTCAATCGAACCGGCGGTCGGGACGATTTCCCTGAATGCAGTAGACAGGGGAGAAAAAAGCAGATTCCCTGCCTTGGAAAAACTGGAATTGAATGGAAAGCTGGATTTGATCAAAGCTGTTTATAACAGGCTGGTGGAAAGATATTCCCTTGGAAAGCAGTCGTTTGAACTTTCGACCTGCGTCGATTCTCCCCCCGGTTCAGGGCTGGGGTCTTCATCCACCCTGGTGGTGGCGATTGTCGGCGCGTTCGCAGAATGGCATAAACTGCCGCTCGGAAAATATGAGATTGCCCATCTTGCATACGAGATAGAGCGCCTCGACATGCTGATGGCCGGCGGGAAGCAGGACCATTATTCCGCCGCGTTTGGCGGATTCAATTTCATTGAATTTTCCGGTAATGACAGGGTACTGGTGAATCCATTGAGAGTCAAGGACGACTATCTGAATGAACTCCAGCATAACCTTGTGCTGTATTACACCGGGACGAGCAGGCTGTCCTCCAGGATCATCGAAGCCCAGGTCAGAAGTGTGACTGCAAATGAAGAGAAGGCGGTCCAGGCCATGCACAAGCTCAAGGAGCAGGCAGTGCTGATGAAAGAAGCCATCCTGAAAGGAAAGCTGGATGAGATCGGAGAACTGCTGAACTTCGGCTGGAAATATAAGAAAGATCTGGCTGAAGGGATCTCGAATCCCATGATCGATGAGATTTACGATGCAGCGATCAAGGCAGGAGCTACCGGTGGAAAGCTTACCGGGGCAGGAGGGGGCGGTTTCATGATATTTTATTGTCCAGCGAACAAGCGGCATCCGGTAAT